A DNA window from Candidatus Roseilinea sp. contains the following coding sequences:
- a CDS encoding NAD-dependent dehydratase, which produces MKCCVLGATGFIGGQIARAAVARGWPVRAIRRHPIHTGAIGDLPVEWALADLRDGASLATAMRHCDVLFHAAAAYPQDFRHIARAVDEARAEMQRVLDAAREAGVRRVIYTSSFTTLAQRYAPGMSALDERSCYVPGSARSAYYEAKWVMEQLALAARDLEVVAMLPTAVFGPGDVKPTTGRVIREAGRGRIPVYFDAVINCVDGRDVAASHLAAAERGRAGERYILGGHNLTMRELLKTVDDCQGRRRPRLRLARGLVRALVRLADALPFVHLPENFRTFEFWGPVSSRKAEVELGHAARPFAETARDTLAWFGLLA; this is translated from the coding sequence ATGAAATGTTGCGTCCTGGGCGCGACGGGGTTCATCGGCGGCCAGATCGCGCGCGCGGCGGTCGCGCGCGGGTGGCCGGTGCGCGCCATACGACGCCATCCGATACACACCGGCGCGATCGGCGATCTGCCGGTCGAATGGGCGCTGGCCGACCTGCGTGATGGGGCATCGCTGGCGACGGCGATGCGCCATTGCGATGTGCTCTTTCACGCTGCCGCGGCCTATCCACAGGACTTTCGGCACATCGCGCGCGCCGTTGACGAAGCGCGCGCAGAAATGCAGCGCGTGCTGGATGCGGCGCGCGAAGCAGGTGTGCGCCGGGTGATCTACACCAGCTCGTTCACAACCTTGGCGCAACGCTATGCCCCTGGCATGTCGGCGCTGGATGAGCGCAGTTGCTATGTGCCCGGCAGCGCGCGCAGCGCTTACTATGAGGCGAAATGGGTGATGGAGCAGCTCGCCCTGGCCGCGCGCGACCTTGAGGTGGTTGCGATGTTGCCGACGGCCGTGTTCGGTCCCGGCGATGTCAAGCCGACCACCGGTAGGGTCATCCGCGAGGCAGGGCGCGGGCGAATTCCCGTTTACTTCGACGCTGTGATCAACTGCGTAGATGGGCGCGATGTGGCCGCCTCGCATCTGGCCGCAGCCGAACGCGGCCGCGCCGGCGAGCGCTACATCCTCGGCGGGCACAACTTGACGATGCGCGAGCTGCTGAAGACGGTTGATGATTGCCAAGGGAGGCGTCGGCCTCGGCTGCGCCTGGCGCGCGGCTTAGTGCGCGCGCTGGTTCGGTTGGCCGACGCGCTGCCGTTCGTCCACCTGCCGGAGAACTTTCGCACCTTCGAGTTTTGGGGGCCGGTCTCCTCACGCAAAGCCGAGGTCGAGCTGGGTCACGCCGCAAGGCCGTTTGCCGAGACCGCGCGCGACACGCTGGCGTGGTTCGGGTTGCTGGCGTGA
- a CDS encoding fucose isomerase yields MIAAHCATDKLRAGFVAYARTTFDLARAEEVMRAARAALERAGFELLGDARLATDPDALDAMARALADHPLDVLIGFQATFTDSTFAVRLTERCDAPLLMWAVPEARTGGRLRLNSLCGINLAAHALRLRGVNYHWVYAPPDDAQAIAQITAVAKAGRARRLLRATRLGIVGEHPSGFESCRLDVERLRRRLGVEVAHFELTEVFARARAVSGQVGALREQLGARIAGLDALPREPVDGTLAVYVALRQLAEAAGCDALAVRCWPEFFTELGCAACGAMALLNTDCLPCGCEADANGALTQLILQWIGGEPAFGTDLVECNIPENSAVVWHCGQAPLTMADPCGGMRGGLHSNRRLPLVMEFTLKPGRVTIARLSQSGGDLRLVIGGGEMLAAPPSFSGTSGVLRFDRPVGDVLATIMAEGLEHHIALAYGDHIAALHALARMLDMPTLSL; encoded by the coding sequence ATGATCGCAGCGCACTGCGCCACAGACAAGCTGCGCGCCGGCTTCGTCGCCTACGCCCGCACGACGTTCGACCTCGCACGGGCTGAGGAAGTCATGCGCGCCGCACGGGCGGCGCTCGAACGCGCTGGGTTCGAGCTGCTCGGCGACGCGCGCCTGGCAACCGACCCGGACGCGTTGGACGCCATGGCGCGCGCGCTTGCCGATCACCCCCTCGATGTGCTGATCGGCTTCCAAGCCACCTTCACCGACAGCACATTCGCGGTGCGATTGACCGAGCGCTGCGACGCGCCGCTGCTGATGTGGGCCGTGCCCGAGGCGCGCACCGGCGGGCGATTGCGGCTGAATTCGCTATGCGGCATCAACCTGGCTGCGCACGCGCTGAGGCTGCGCGGGGTGAACTACCACTGGGTGTATGCGCCACCCGACGACGCGCAGGCGATCGCACAGATCACTGCCGTCGCCAAGGCCGGCCGCGCACGCCGCTTGCTGCGCGCGACGCGGCTCGGCATCGTCGGCGAGCATCCGTCCGGCTTCGAGAGTTGCCGACTCGACGTCGAACGCCTACGCCGGCGACTGGGGGTGGAAGTGGCGCATTTTGAACTCACCGAGGTCTTCGCGCGCGCCCGCGCGGTCAGCGGGCAGGTCGGCGCGCTGCGCGAGCAACTTGGCGCACGCATCGCCGGCCTCGACGCGCTCCCGCGCGAACCGGTGGACGGCACGCTGGCGGTCTACGTCGCGCTCAGGCAACTGGCCGAAGCAGCGGGGTGTGACGCGCTGGCCGTGCGCTGTTGGCCGGAGTTCTTCACCGAGCTGGGCTGCGCCGCCTGCGGCGCCATGGCCCTGTTGAACACCGATTGCCTGCCGTGCGGTTGCGAGGCCGATGCGAACGGCGCACTCACCCAGCTCATTTTGCAATGGATCGGCGGCGAGCCGGCCTTCGGCACCGACCTGGTCGAGTGCAACATCCCGGAGAACAGCGCCGTCGTCTGGCACTGCGGACAAGCGCCGTTGACCATGGCCGATCCGTGCGGCGGCATGCGCGGCGGCCTGCACTCCAACCGCCGACTGCCGTTGGTCATGGAGTTCACCCTCAAACCGGGCCGCGTAACGATTGCGCGGCTGAGCCAATCGGGCGGCGATCTACGCCTGGTCATCGGTGGAGGCGAGATGTTGGCTGCGCCGCCCAGCTTCAGCGGCACATCCGGTGTGCTGCGCTTCGACCGGCCGGTGGGCGACGTGCTCGCGACGATCATGGCGGAAGGCCTGGAACACCACATTGCCCTAGCTTATGGCGATCACATCGCTGCGCTGCATGCGCTGGCCAGGATGCTCGACATGCCGACGCTATCGCTTTGA
- the tal gene encoding putative transaldolase: protein MKFFLDSAIVDEIAYALDLWDIDGVTTNPRHILASGKPMLQVIREIGELVEGTDKTVSVEVNPHYKTVDEFVREGRKLASLHPNFVIKLHCIEPAFKAIPILAKDGIRVNVTLIFNAVQALAAMRAGAYYVSPFIGWKEANAEETHELIADIVQIRDNYGFKTEVLVAAVRNGRQIADAAVAGADIVTAALSVYKDAFDHPYTRDGLAKFQEFWDKGQYA, encoded by the coding sequence ATGAAGTTCTTTCTTGACAGCGCCATCGTAGACGAAATCGCCTATGCGCTCGACCTGTGGGACATTGACGGCGTGACGACCAATCCGCGCCACATCCTCGCTTCCGGCAAGCCGATGTTGCAAGTCATCCGTGAAATCGGCGAGCTAGTCGAAGGCACGGACAAGACCGTATCGGTAGAGGTCAACCCGCACTACAAGACGGTGGATGAGTTCGTGCGCGAAGGGCGCAAGTTGGCGTCCCTGCACCCCAACTTCGTGATCAAGCTGCACTGCATCGAGCCGGCCTTCAAGGCGATTCCGATCCTGGCCAAGGACGGCATCCGCGTAAACGTCACCTTGATCTTCAACGCCGTGCAGGCGCTGGCTGCCATGCGCGCCGGCGCGTATTACGTCTCGCCGTTCATCGGCTGGAAGGAAGCCAACGCCGAAGAGACGCACGAGCTGATCGCCGACATCGTTCAGATCCGCGACAACTACGGCTTCAAGACGGAGGTGCTGGTGGCCGCCGTGCGCAACGGGCGACAGATCGCCGACGCCGCCGTCGCCGGCGCGGACATCGTCACTGCCGCGCTGAGCGTCTATAAAGACGCCTTCGACCATCCCTACACGCGCGACGGGCTGGCCAAATTCCAGGAGTTCTGGGACAAAGGGCAATACGCGTGA
- a CDS encoding spermidine/putrescine ABC transporter permease produces MAAITQAQAKPQTRRIGRARLRDWLDGYLLTSPFIIGFLVFTAFPMLYAIWLSFHKWNLIGAPTFVGLDNYLKALTHPTAQLSLYNSAFYTVFAVPIQLVISFTLALALTQAIRFRDLYRAGFYLPIIVPLVASAVVWQRVFHPEFGILNEALGWFGIPPAKWLFDPALAKPAFILMSFWMIGRQMVIFIAGLGNIPQSLLEAASIDGAGPVRRLFSIVLPLMTPLIFYNCVIAVINSFQIFVPALIMTDGGPQNATLFAVLNIYREGFQFFNMGYAAALSWELFIIVIGFTIAQFRLSQRWVYYSD; encoded by the coding sequence ATGGCAGCGATCACCCAGGCGCAGGCAAAACCGCAAACGCGGCGCATCGGGCGCGCCAGGCTGCGCGATTGGCTGGATGGCTACCTGTTGACCTCGCCGTTCATCATCGGCTTCCTCGTCTTCACGGCCTTCCCGATGCTGTACGCGATCTGGTTGTCTTTTCACAAATGGAATCTGATCGGCGCGCCGACGTTCGTCGGCCTGGACAACTACCTCAAGGCGCTCACCCACCCGACGGCGCAGCTCAGCCTATACAACAGCGCGTTCTATACGGTCTTCGCCGTGCCGATCCAGCTCGTCATCTCGTTCACGCTGGCGCTGGCGTTGACGCAGGCGATTCGCTTTCGCGACCTGTATCGGGCCGGCTTCTACCTGCCGATCATCGTGCCGCTCGTCGCCAGCGCGGTGGTATGGCAGCGCGTGTTCCACCCCGAATTCGGCATCCTGAACGAGGCGTTGGGCTGGTTCGGCATTCCGCCGGCCAAATGGCTCTTCGACCCCGCCCTGGCCAAGCCCGCCTTCATCCTCATGTCGTTCTGGATGATCGGGCGGCAGATGGTGATTTTCATCGCCGGCCTGGGCAACATCCCGCAGTCGCTGCTGGAGGCGGCGAGCATTGACGGCGCCGGCCCGGTGCGCCGGCTGTTCAGCATCGTCCTCCCGCTCATGACGCCGCTGATCTTCTACAACTGCGTGATCGCCGTCATCAACTCGTTCCAAATCTTCGTGCCGGCGCTGATCATGACCGACGGCGGCCCGCAAAACGCCACGCTGTTCGCCGTGCTCAACATCTACCGCGAGGGCTTTCAGTTCTTCAACATGGGCTACGCCGCCGCGCTCTCGTGGGAGCTGTTCATCATCGTCATCGGCTTCACGATTGCCCAGTTCCGCCTCTCGCAGCGCTGGGTGTATTACTCGGACTAA
- the thrC gene encoding threonine synthase — MRSFLSHLECSYCSATYSADELHTTCAQCGKVLLARYDLQAARQHLTPEALYRRPTNMWRWFEIMPVRDPANVVTLGEGCTPLLPAGRLGERLGTDRLWIKDEGLNPTGSFKARGLSAAVSKAKELGVKAVAIPSAGNAASALAAYGARAGLAVYQFMPQDVPEMMRKESFQYGARAYLVKGLINDAGKLVREGTKRKGWFDVSTLREPYRQEGKKTMGLELAEQFNWTLPDAIIYPTGGGTGIVGMWKAFDELEQLGWIGAKRPKMIVVQAEGCAPIVRAFAAGQRHAELFPNAHTIAPGIRVPVAIGDYLILDAVRQSGGTAVAVSDAEILRDMREMAQWAGVFASPEGAATLSAYKRLRAGGFLSPDDTTVLFSCGSAFKNAELITPPPLPVLDPHRPDALDILD, encoded by the coding sequence ATGCGTTCTTTTCTCTCCCATCTCGAATGCTCGTACTGCAGCGCGACGTATTCCGCCGACGAGCTTCACACAACGTGCGCGCAGTGCGGCAAGGTGCTGCTGGCGCGCTACGACTTGCAGGCCGCGCGCCAACATCTGACGCCGGAGGCCCTTTATCGGCGACCCACGAATATGTGGCGCTGGTTCGAGATCATGCCGGTGCGCGACCCGGCTAACGTGGTGACGCTCGGCGAAGGCTGCACGCCGCTGCTGCCCGCTGGCCGGCTGGGCGAACGGCTGGGCACCGACCGGCTGTGGATCAAAGACGAGGGCCTCAATCCCACCGGCAGCTTCAAGGCGCGCGGACTATCCGCAGCCGTGTCCAAGGCCAAGGAGCTGGGGGTTAAAGCGGTCGCCATCCCCTCGGCCGGCAACGCGGCCTCGGCGCTGGCTGCCTATGGCGCGCGCGCCGGCTTGGCCGTGTATCAGTTCATGCCGCAGGATGTGCCGGAGATGATGCGCAAGGAGAGCTTCCAATACGGCGCGCGGGCCTATCTGGTGAAAGGGCTGATCAACGACGCCGGTAAGCTGGTGCGCGAGGGCACCAAGCGCAAGGGATGGTTCGACGTGTCCACGCTGCGCGAGCCGTATCGCCAAGAGGGGAAGAAAACCATGGGGCTGGAGTTGGCCGAGCAGTTCAATTGGACGTTGCCCGACGCGATCATCTACCCCACCGGCGGGGGCACCGGCATCGTCGGCATGTGGAAGGCCTTCGACGAACTGGAACAGCTCGGCTGGATCGGCGCCAAGCGCCCCAAGATGATCGTGGTGCAGGCTGAGGGTTGCGCGCCGATCGTCCGCGCGTTCGCGGCCGGCCAGCGCCACGCCGAGCTGTTCCCCAACGCGCACACCATCGCGCCGGGCATCCGCGTGCCGGTCGCCATCGGCGATTACCTGATCCTGGACGCGGTGCGGCAGAGCGGTGGCACTGCCGTAGCAGTGAGCGATGCTGAAATCCTGCGCGACATGCGCGAGATGGCGCAATGGGCCGGCGTGTTCGCCTCGCCGGAGGGCGCAGCGACGCTCTCAGCTTACAAGCGCCTGCGCGCCGGCGGCTTCCTCTCGCCCGACGACACGACCGTGCTGTTTAGCTGCGGCAGCGCCTTCAAGAACGCGGAGCTGATCACACCGCCGCCGCTGCCGGTGCTCGATCCGCACCGACCGGATGCGCTGGATATACTCGACTGA
- the aldH1 gene encoding aldehyde dehydrogenase translates to MSEPKKFLIGGQWRAGQTTFTVRFPYTGEPVAEVCSPSDDDLEAAVQSAQRGARVMRKLPAHERSAILRRLHAQMEARTEELVNALVMEGGKTKKAARGEVARAKQTVFVASEEARRIPGEVVNMDWTKDGENRIGIVRRFPLGVILCIAPFNYPLNLACHKVAPALAAGNAFILKPASATPLSALLLGEMLLEAGAPPEAVNVVTCSGAQAENLVRDERIAMFSFTGSSEVGWHLKRVCGRKRAALELGGNAAAIVHEDANVGYAAKRIAFGGFTNAGQNCISVQRVLIHRPIYNETVETLLDEINALQVGDPRLEETDVGPMITERAAMQAEAWVEEALRQGARKLLGNGRQGALLHPTVLSDVHREMKVSCQEVFAPVITLQPYDTFEEAIALANSTDYGLQGGVFTRDMGRIMQAYEEIEVGGLQVNDVSTFRVDHMPYGGVKASGMGREGVKYAIEEMTEPKLMVINLNG, encoded by the coding sequence ATGAGTGAGCCAAAGAAGTTCCTCATCGGCGGCCAATGGCGCGCCGGTCAGACGACGTTTACAGTCCGCTTCCCCTACACCGGCGAGCCGGTCGCCGAGGTCTGCTCGCCGAGCGACGACGACTTGGAGGCTGCCGTGCAGTCGGCGCAGCGCGGCGCGCGCGTCATGCGCAAGCTGCCGGCGCACGAGCGTTCGGCCATCCTGCGCCGACTGCATGCCCAGATGGAGGCGCGCACCGAAGAGTTGGTCAACGCCTTGGTCATGGAAGGCGGCAAGACGAAGAAAGCCGCGCGCGGCGAAGTGGCGCGCGCGAAGCAGACCGTCTTCGTCGCATCCGAGGAGGCGCGGCGCATCCCCGGCGAGGTCGTCAACATGGATTGGACGAAAGACGGCGAGAACCGCATCGGCATCGTGCGGCGCTTCCCGCTCGGCGTCATCCTGTGCATCGCGCCGTTCAACTATCCGCTCAACTTGGCCTGCCACAAGGTGGCGCCGGCGTTGGCAGCCGGCAACGCCTTCATCCTCAAGCCGGCCAGCGCCACGCCGCTCTCGGCGCTGCTGCTGGGCGAGATGCTGCTGGAAGCCGGCGCGCCGCCCGAAGCCGTCAACGTAGTGACGTGCAGCGGCGCGCAAGCTGAAAACCTGGTGCGCGACGAACGCATCGCCATGTTCTCCTTCACCGGCAGCAGCGAAGTGGGCTGGCACCTCAAGCGCGTGTGCGGCCGTAAACGCGCGGCGCTGGAGCTGGGCGGCAACGCGGCGGCCATCGTGCATGAAGATGCCAACGTCGGCTATGCCGCCAAGCGCATCGCTTTCGGCGGCTTCACCAACGCCGGCCAAAACTGCATCAGCGTGCAGCGCGTGCTGATCCATCGCCCGATCTACAACGAGACCGTCGAGACGCTGCTCGACGAGATCAACGCGCTGCAGGTCGGCGATCCGCGCCTGGAAGAGACCGACGTCGGCCCGATGATCACGGAGCGCGCCGCCATGCAAGCCGAGGCATGGGTGGAAGAGGCGCTGCGCCAGGGCGCGCGCAAGCTGCTCGGCAATGGCCGGCAGGGCGCGCTGCTCCACCCCACCGTGCTGAGCGACGTGCACCGCGAGATGAAGGTGAGCTGCCAGGAGGTGTTCGCGCCGGTGATCACCCTACAACCCTACGACACCTTCGAGGAGGCCATCGCGCTGGCCAACAGCACCGACTACGGCCTGCAAGGCGGCGTGTTTACGCGCGACATGGGCCGCATCATGCAAGCCTACGAGGAGATCGAAGTCGGCGGCTTGCAGGTGAACGACGTCTCCACCTTCCGCGTGGATCACATGCCCTACGGCGGCGTGAAGGCCAGCGGCATGGGACGCGAGGGCGTCAAGTACGCCATCGAGGAGATGACCGAGCCGAAGCTGATGGTGATCAACCTCAACGGGTGA
- a CDS encoding long-chain-fatty-acid--CoA ligase, translated as MPDHPPSPKPWLNRYDKSVPATLNYPEATLYDLLAETVRKYPDRLATKFVLRYILGDRVMVGGTLTYGRLGTLVERFAAALHALGVKRGDRVALMLPNSPHFVIAFFAVARLGAIVVNTNPTYTARELKQQLVDSGAETIVLLNLFYPRLKEIRAETAVEHVIVAHIDDTLPFPFKQLVRSRQRKEHDWVDVSGEPGIRLFGDMLATADPAPAPPAQPDDVALFQYTGGTTGVPKAAMLTHRNLVCNTMQVRAWLTSGVEGGEKVMAAIPFFHVYGMTVCMLYGVAMAAELVIVPNPRPIENVMRIISKERCTIYPGVPAMYIGIVNSPNVGRYDLQSVKACISGSAPLPVEIQKRFNAITGGRLVEGYGLTEASPVTHCNPEFNENRAGSIGLPFPDTEAKLVDPVTGADLPMDGNLETIGELCVRGPQVMKGYWNRPDETARTIDADGWLHTGDIARMDADGYFYIVDRKKDMINVGGLKVLPRDVEEVLFAHPAVLEAAVVGVPHPTRGDDTLTAFVVLKPGASATADELKEFCKQSLAPHKIPRVIEFRKELPKTQVGKVLRRVLVEEAQEQQRGADG; from the coding sequence ATGCCGGATCACCCGCCCAGCCCTAAGCCGTGGCTCAACCGCTACGACAAAAGCGTGCCGGCCACGTTGAATTACCCCGAAGCCACGCTCTACGACCTGCTTGCCGAAACTGTGCGTAAATACCCCGACCGCCTGGCCACCAAGTTTGTGCTGCGCTACATCTTGGGTGATCGCGTGATGGTAGGCGGCACGCTGACCTATGGTCGGCTCGGCACGCTGGTCGAGCGTTTCGCCGCCGCTTTGCACGCGCTCGGCGTGAAGCGCGGCGACCGTGTAGCGCTGATGCTGCCGAACTCGCCGCACTTCGTCATTGCCTTCTTCGCCGTCGCACGTCTGGGTGCGATTGTGGTGAACACCAACCCCACCTACACGGCGCGCGAACTTAAGCAACAGCTCGTGGATAGCGGCGCGGAGACCATCGTCTTGCTCAACTTGTTCTATCCCCGGCTGAAGGAGATTCGGGCGGAGACGGCAGTCGAACACGTCATCGTTGCACACATTGACGATACGCTGCCGTTCCCATTCAAACAGCTCGTGCGCTCGCGTCAGCGCAAAGAGCACGACTGGGTGGATGTGTCGGGCGAGCCGGGCATCCGCTTGTTCGGCGACATGCTGGCGACGGCCGATCCGGCGCCCGCGCCGCCCGCGCAGCCGGACGACGTGGCGTTGTTCCAATACACTGGCGGCACCACCGGCGTGCCCAAGGCAGCCATGCTCACCCATCGCAACCTTGTGTGCAACACCATGCAGGTGCGCGCGTGGTTGACCAGCGGCGTCGAAGGCGGCGAGAAGGTGATGGCGGCCATTCCGTTCTTCCACGTCTACGGCATGACGGTGTGCATGCTGTATGGCGTCGCCATGGCTGCCGAGCTGGTCATCGTGCCCAATCCACGGCCGATCGAGAATGTCATGCGCATCATCAGCAAGGAGCGCTGCACCATCTATCCCGGCGTGCCGGCCATGTATATCGGCATCGTCAACAGCCCCAACGTTGGCCGATACGATCTGCAGAGCGTGAAAGCTTGCATCAGCGGCTCAGCGCCGTTGCCCGTGGAGATTCAGAAGCGCTTCAATGCGATCACCGGCGGCCGGCTGGTCGAGGGCTACGGCCTGACCGAAGCCTCGCCGGTGACCCACTGCAACCCGGAGTTCAACGAGAACCGCGCCGGCAGCATCGGGCTGCCCTTTCCCGATACCGAAGCGAAGTTGGTGGACCCCGTCACCGGCGCCGACCTGCCCATGGATGGCAACCTGGAAACGATTGGCGAGCTGTGTGTCCGCGGCCCGCAGGTGATGAAGGGTTACTGGAATAGGCCGGATGAGACGGCTAGAACGATTGATGCCGACGGCTGGTTGCACACCGGCGACATCGCGCGCATGGACGCCGACGGCTATTTCTACATCGTGGACCGCAAGAAGGACATGATCAACGTCGGTGGGCTGAAGGTGTTGCCGCGCGACGTGGAAGAAGTGCTGTTCGCGCATCCGGCGGTGCTCGAAGCCGCCGTGGTCGGCGTGCCGCACCCGACCCGCGGCGATGACACGCTCACGGCGTTCGTCGTGCTCAAGCCGGGGGCCAGCGCCACCGCCGACGAGCTGAAAGAATTCTGCAAGCAAAGCCTCGCGCCACACAAGATCCCCCGTGTGATCGAGTTCCGCAAAGAGCTGCCCAAGACACAGGTAGGCAAAGTGCTGCGGCGCGTGCTGGTCGAGGAAGCGCAGGAGCAGCAAAGGGGGGCCGACGGGTGA
- a CDS encoding sugar kinase, which translates to MSKPTFAGSNASQVRAHNLRAVLNQFLDAGSVSRVQLAEHTSLSNTTITHLIDDLLAQGIVVEDESETARHNGHRRVGRPRTALRINPNARHAVGVHIGIGILRVAVVNLHAEIIHNTIAEFDVGAPAARVLSRIAGLVKRAIADSSIQPNRLIGLGIGASGLVDYEAGVNVFAPNLGWRDVPVQAWMRDRLGLPTTVDNNVRAMALGEALFGSGRGAGVLAFVYGRVGVGAGFVVNGRPFRGSGAGAGEIGHTVMIPDGGDLCMCGRRGCLETLVSEPVIVREAERLARRRPRSALARALRRDGRAKPIERIFAAAREGDATTLGLLEDRARYLGIALANLVNVLNPELILLGGMFAQGSEFFLPVAERVMRERAFASLGDRVRVRPTQFGWRAGVIGAASLALSKFFYQLEDA; encoded by the coding sequence ATGTCCAAGCCGACATTCGCTGGGAGCAACGCCAGCCAGGTGCGCGCGCACAACCTGCGCGCCGTGCTCAACCAGTTCCTCGACGCCGGCAGCGTCTCGCGCGTTCAACTCGCCGAGCACACGTCCCTCTCCAACACCACGATCACCCATCTGATTGATGACCTGCTGGCGCAAGGCATCGTCGTGGAGGATGAAAGCGAAACCGCGCGTCACAACGGCCACCGGCGGGTGGGCCGACCGCGCACTGCGTTGCGCATCAACCCCAACGCGCGTCACGCCGTCGGCGTGCACATCGGCATCGGCATCTTGCGCGTCGCTGTGGTCAACCTGCACGCCGAGATCATCCACAACACCATCGCCGAATTCGACGTGGGCGCGCCGGCCGCGCGCGTCTTGAGCCGGATCGCTGGGCTGGTGAAGCGCGCCATCGCCGATAGCAGCATCCAGCCCAACCGTCTGATCGGCCTGGGCATTGGCGCATCAGGGCTGGTGGACTATGAAGCCGGCGTCAACGTGTTTGCGCCCAACCTGGGCTGGCGGGACGTGCCGGTGCAGGCATGGATGCGCGACCGCCTCGGCCTGCCCACCACGGTGGATAACAACGTCCGCGCCATGGCGCTGGGCGAAGCATTGTTCGGCAGCGGGCGCGGCGCCGGCGTGTTGGCGTTCGTCTACGGCCGTGTCGGCGTGGGTGCCGGCTTTGTGGTCAACGGACGCCCTTTTCGCGGCAGCGGGGCAGGCGCCGGTGAGATCGGCCACACCGTGATGATCCCCGACGGCGGCGACCTGTGCATGTGCGGCCGGCGCGGCTGCCTGGAGACGCTGGTCTCCGAGCCGGTGATCGTCCGCGAGGCGGAGCGGCTGGCGCGCCGACGCCCGCGCAGCGCGCTGGCGCGCGCCCTGCGGCGGGATGGCCGGGCGAAACCCATCGAACGCATCTTCGCCGCCGCCCGCGAAGGCGACGCCACAACGCTTGGGCTGCTCGAAGATCGCGCGCGTTACCTGGGCATCGCGCTGGCCAACTTGGTGAACGTGCTCAACCCCGAGTTGATCTTGCTGGGCGGCATGTTCGCCCAGGGCAGCGAGTTCTTCCTGCCGGTGGCCGAGCGCGTCATGCGGGAGCGGGCCTTCGCCAGCCTGGGCGACCGGGTGCGCGTGCGCCCCACCCAGTTCGGCTGGCGCGCCGGCGTGATCGGCGCGGCCTCGCTGGCGCTGAGCAAGTTCTTCTACCAACTGGAGGACGCATGA
- a CDS encoding ABC transporter permease yields the protein MMTAPTTGRPSSRQLSRIAGLVILQIVMTACLITFLAPTFWMISSSLKASTEVFQHPIVWIPASPQWSNYAKVFQTLPFAKFAWNTLVVVALAVFGTVVSTALVAYGLARVEFPGRRILFALMVATIMLPDIVTLIPRFIMFRTFRWIDTFAPLTVPFWFALTTLYVFLMYQFMRGIPKELDEAATIDGANRWQILWHVILPLCKPVIATIAVFALIQHYNEFLTPLIYLNRLDNWTLALGVRALNDSNVANWELVFAASTLMLIPVLLLFIVAQRYFVQGIALTGFGGR from the coding sequence ATGATGACCGCGCCGACGACCGGTCGGCCCAGCAGCCGGCAGCTCAGCCGCATCGCCGGCCTGGTCATCTTGCAGATCGTGATGACGGCCTGCCTGATCACCTTCCTCGCGCCGACCTTCTGGATGATCTCGTCATCGCTCAAGGCTTCGACCGAGGTCTTCCAGCACCCGATCGTGTGGATTCCGGCGTCGCCGCAATGGAGCAACTACGCGAAGGTGTTCCAGACGCTGCCCTTTGCGAAGTTTGCCTGGAACACGTTGGTCGTCGTCGCGCTGGCGGTGTTCGGCACGGTGGTCTCAACGGCGCTCGTCGCCTACGGGCTGGCGCGCGTGGAATTTCCCGGCCGGCGCATCCTCTTTGCGCTGATGGTGGCGACGATCATGCTGCCGGACATCGTCACGCTCATCCCGCGCTTCATCATGTTCCGCACCTTCCGTTGGATTGACACCTTCGCGCCGCTCACCGTGCCGTTCTGGTTCGCGCTCACCACGCTCTACGTCTTTCTGATGTACCAGTTCATGCGCGGCATCCCGAAGGAGCTGGACGAAGCCGCGACGATTGACGGCGCCAACCGCTGGCAGATTTTGTGGCATGTGATCCTGCCCTTGTGCAAGCCGGTGATCGCCACCATCGCCGTGTTCGCCCTGATTCAGCACTACAACGAATTCCTCACCCCGCTGATCTACCTGAACCGGCTCGACAACTGGACGCTCGCGCTCGGCGTGCGCGCCCTGAACGATTCCAATGTAGCCAACTGGGAGTTGGTGTTCGCGGCCAGCACCCTCATGCTCATCCCCGTGCTGCTTTTGTTCATCGTCGCCCAGCGCTACTTTGTGCAAGGCATCGCGCTGACGGGGTTTGGCGGCCGCTGA